A single region of the Gracilibacillus caseinilyticus genome encodes:
- a CDS encoding winged helix-turn-helix transcriptional regulator: MNQNLESIKVTLDVVCGKWKAVILLTLYEKGTLRFGQLKKQIPLINHQTLIKQLKELEQDRLIKKKSYQVVPPKVEYSLTDYGESIKGLLYEMIEWGEQHLQNKTPS; the protein is encoded by the coding sequence ATGAATCAAAACCTGGAAAGTATAAAGGTGACCTTGGATGTTGTTTGTGGTAAATGGAAAGCAGTTATTTTGTTGACTCTTTACGAAAAAGGTACTTTACGTTTTGGTCAATTAAAGAAGCAGATACCATTAATCAACCATCAGACACTGATCAAACAGCTGAAAGAATTAGAACAAGATAGGTTGATTAAAAAGAAGTCCTATCAGGTTGTACCTCCTAAAGTGGAATATTCATTAACTGACTATGGAGAAAGCATCAAAGGGTTATTATATGAGATGATTGAGTGGGGAGAGCAGCACCTGCAGAACAAAACGCCTTCCTGA